A genomic region of Miscanthus floridulus cultivar M001 chromosome 3, ASM1932011v1, whole genome shotgun sequence contains the following coding sequences:
- the LOC136546703 gene encoding protein DETOXIFICATION 45, chloroplastic-like isoform X1 — translation MEFAAGAGVAPRLRLRQLPVGPVPVRNRWVRVGGGAIGIGWAHRATAPGLSLAPDAARRSVSAAGGGHLLHGRVVVRSTGDGGGRVGFRGEDAEGDRSPAARASPLDGATPARYSVRDHSGGIRKELMNLAVPAIVGQAIDPVAQLLETAYVGRLGPVELASAAVGMSVFNIISKLFNIPLLSITTSFVAEDVSKHDSSQSASGNISGKIGERKRLPSISSALVLAAAIGVVEALALILGSGILLNIMGVSHASAMHNPARLFLSVRALGAPAAVVSLAIQGVFRGLKDTKTPLLYSGLGNISAVVLLPFFVYSLKLGLTGAALATIASQYVGMFLLLWSLSKRAVLLPPKIKDLDFVGYIKSGGMLLGRTLSVLITMTLGTAMAARQGTVAMAAHQICLQVWLAVSLLSDALAVSAQALIASSFAKLDYEKVEEVTFYVLKAGVFVGIALALLLFASFGRLAEIFSKDPMVIQIVRGGVLFVSASQPINALAFIFDGLHFGVSDFSYSASSMMVVGAISSLFLLYAPQFFGLPGVWAGLALFMSLRVTAGFMRLGWRAGPWWFLHKKEPKYKLQ, via the exons ATGGAGTTCGCCGCCGGCGCTGGGGTGGCCCCGCGCTTGCGCCTGCGCCAGCTGCCCGTCGGCCCCGTCCCCGTCCGCAACCGCTGGGTTAGGGTGGGCGGCGGAGCGATCGGCATCGGTTGGGCCCACCGCGCGACCGCGCCGGGGCTCTCGCTGGCTCCCGACGCCGCGAGACGGTCGGTCTCCGCGGCGGGAGGAGGCCACCTGCTTCACGGGCGCGTCGTCGTTCGCTCaaccggcgacggcggcggccgtgTGGGTTTCCGCGGCGAGGACGCCGAGGGTGATCGATCACCCGCTGCGCGCGCCTCACCGTTGGATGGCGCGACTCCTGCGCG CTATTCAGTTCGGGATCACTCTGGAGGAATTAGGAAGGAGCTCATGAACCTGGCTGTACCGGCCATAGTTGGGCAAGCAATCGATCCTGTGGCGCAGTTACTGGAAACCGCATATGTTGGACGCTTAG GTCCTGTGGAGCTGGCTTCAGCTGCCGTTGGTATGTCAGTATTCAACATTATATCAAAGCTCTTCAACATCCCCCTCCTAAGTATCACGACATCATTTGTGGCTGAAGATGTGTCAAAACATGACTCTTCACAATCTGCTTCGG GAAACATATCTGGCAAGATTGGAGAAAGGAAGAGGCTTCCTTCAATTTCTTCTGCTTTAGTCTTGGCAGCAGCAATTGGTGTCGTTGAagccttggctttgattttgggGTCTGGAATACTCCTCAATATTATGGGTGTCTCACAT GCATCAGCTATGCACAATCCAGCAAGGCTATTTCTTTCTGTAAGAGCACTTGGTGCTCCTGCTGCTGttgtttcattggctatccaaggTGTGTTTCGTGGACTGAAAGATACAAAAACACCTCTACTTTACAGTG GTTTGGGCAACATCTCAGCTGTGGTTCTGCTTCCTTTTTTCGTGTATTCCCTGAAACTTGGATTGACTGGAGCTGCACTTGCAACTATTGCTTCACA ATATGTTGGTATGTTTCTACTTCTTTGGTCTTTAAGCAAGAGAGCAGTTCTGTTACCACCGAAAATCAAAGACCTAGATTTTGTTGGGTACATAAAATCTG GTGGCATGCTGTTAGGAAGAACCCTTTCAGTTCTGATAACAATGACTCTTGGGACTGCAATGGCTGCTCGGCAAGGCACAGTAGCTATGGCCGCTCATCAAATATGTCTGCAAGTTTGGCTGGCAGTATCATTACTTTCGGATGCATTGGCTGTTTCTGCCCAG GCACTGATTGCAAGTTCATTTGCTAAACTTGACTACGAAAAAGTGGAGGAGGTCACGTTCTATGTATTAAAG GCAGGAGTGTTCGTTGGTATCGCTTTAGCACTTCTTCTGTTTGCCTCTTTTGGTAGACTTGCAGAAATATTCTCCAAAGATCCCATGGTTATACAAATTGTGAGGGGTGGTGTTTTG TTTGTTAGTGCTAGCCAGCCTATCAATGCCCTCGCTTTTATCTTTGATGGACTCCATTTTGGTGTCTCAGACTTCTCGTACTCAGCTTCCTCCATG ATGGTAGTTGGGGCAATATCCTCTTTGTTTTTGCTGTATGCTCCACAATTTTTCGGGCTTCCTGGTGTTTGGGCTGGCCTGGCTCTTTTCATGAGTTTGCGTGTGACTGCTGGATTTATGAG ATTGGGATGGAGAGCAGGGCCTTGGTGGTTTTTGCACAAAAAAGAACCCAAATACAA GCTGCAATGA
- the LOC136546704 gene encoding large ribosomal subunit protein eL14-like, with the protein MPFKRFVEIGRVALVNYGKDYGRLVVIVDVVDQNRALVDAPDMVRCQVNFKRLSLTDIKIDIKRVPKKTTLIKAMEEADVKTKWENSSWGKKLIVQKRRAALNDFDRFKVMLAKIKRGGAIRQELAKLKKASMA; encoded by the exons ATG CCGTTCAAGAGGTTCGTGGAGATCGGGCGCGTGGCCCTGGTGAACTACGGCAAGGACTATGGCCGCCTCGTCGTCATCGTCGATGTGGTCGACCAGAACAGG GCACTTGTGGACGCCCCTGATATGGTCAGATGCCAGGTGAACTTCAAGCGCCTCTCACTTACCGACATCAAGATTGACATCAAACGTGTGCCCAAGAagacaaccctgatcaaggcgaTGGAGGAAGCTG ATGTGAAGACCAAGTGGGAGAACAGCTCATGGGGCAAGAAGCTGATTGTCCAGAAGAGGAGGGCAGCGCTCAATGACTTTGACAGGTTCAAGGTCATGCTGGCAAAGATCAAG AGGGGTGGTGCTATCAGGCAAGAGCTTGCCAAGCTGAAGAAGGCATCCATGGCTTAG
- the LOC136546703 gene encoding protein DETOXIFICATION 45, chloroplastic-like isoform X2 produces MEFAAGAGVAPRLRLRQLPVGPVPVRNRWVRVGGGAIGIGWAHRATAPGLSLAPDAARRSVSAAGGGHLLHGRVVVRSTGDGGGRVGFRGEDAEGDRSPAARASPLDGATPARYSVRDHSGGIRKELMNLAVPAIVGQAIDPVAQLLETAYVGRLGPVELASAAVGMSVFNIISKLFNIPLLSITTSFVAEDVSKHDSSQSASGNISGKIGERKRLPSISSALVLAAAIGVVEALALILGSGILLNIMGVSHASAMHNPARLFLSVRALGAPAAVVSLAIQGLGNISAVVLLPFFVYSLKLGLTGAALATIASQYVGMFLLLWSLSKRAVLLPPKIKDLDFVGYIKSGGMLLGRTLSVLITMTLGTAMAARQGTVAMAAHQICLQVWLAVSLLSDALAVSAQALIASSFAKLDYEKVEEVTFYVLKAGVFVGIALALLLFASFGRLAEIFSKDPMVIQIVRGGVLFVSASQPINALAFIFDGLHFGVSDFSYSASSMMVVGAISSLFLLYAPQFFGLPGVWAGLALFMSLRVTAGFMRLGWRAGPWWFLHKKEPKYKLQ; encoded by the exons ATGGAGTTCGCCGCCGGCGCTGGGGTGGCCCCGCGCTTGCGCCTGCGCCAGCTGCCCGTCGGCCCCGTCCCCGTCCGCAACCGCTGGGTTAGGGTGGGCGGCGGAGCGATCGGCATCGGTTGGGCCCACCGCGCGACCGCGCCGGGGCTCTCGCTGGCTCCCGACGCCGCGAGACGGTCGGTCTCCGCGGCGGGAGGAGGCCACCTGCTTCACGGGCGCGTCGTCGTTCGCTCaaccggcgacggcggcggccgtgTGGGTTTCCGCGGCGAGGACGCCGAGGGTGATCGATCACCCGCTGCGCGCGCCTCACCGTTGGATGGCGCGACTCCTGCGCG CTATTCAGTTCGGGATCACTCTGGAGGAATTAGGAAGGAGCTCATGAACCTGGCTGTACCGGCCATAGTTGGGCAAGCAATCGATCCTGTGGCGCAGTTACTGGAAACCGCATATGTTGGACGCTTAG GTCCTGTGGAGCTGGCTTCAGCTGCCGTTGGTATGTCAGTATTCAACATTATATCAAAGCTCTTCAACATCCCCCTCCTAAGTATCACGACATCATTTGTGGCTGAAGATGTGTCAAAACATGACTCTTCACAATCTGCTTCGG GAAACATATCTGGCAAGATTGGAGAAAGGAAGAGGCTTCCTTCAATTTCTTCTGCTTTAGTCTTGGCAGCAGCAATTGGTGTCGTTGAagccttggctttgattttgggGTCTGGAATACTCCTCAATATTATGGGTGTCTCACAT GCATCAGCTATGCACAATCCAGCAAGGCTATTTCTTTCTGTAAGAGCACTTGGTGCTCCTGCTGCTGttgtttcattggctatccaag GTTTGGGCAACATCTCAGCTGTGGTTCTGCTTCCTTTTTTCGTGTATTCCCTGAAACTTGGATTGACTGGAGCTGCACTTGCAACTATTGCTTCACA ATATGTTGGTATGTTTCTACTTCTTTGGTCTTTAAGCAAGAGAGCAGTTCTGTTACCACCGAAAATCAAAGACCTAGATTTTGTTGGGTACATAAAATCTG GTGGCATGCTGTTAGGAAGAACCCTTTCAGTTCTGATAACAATGACTCTTGGGACTGCAATGGCTGCTCGGCAAGGCACAGTAGCTATGGCCGCTCATCAAATATGTCTGCAAGTTTGGCTGGCAGTATCATTACTTTCGGATGCATTGGCTGTTTCTGCCCAG GCACTGATTGCAAGTTCATTTGCTAAACTTGACTACGAAAAAGTGGAGGAGGTCACGTTCTATGTATTAAAG GCAGGAGTGTTCGTTGGTATCGCTTTAGCACTTCTTCTGTTTGCCTCTTTTGGTAGACTTGCAGAAATATTCTCCAAAGATCCCATGGTTATACAAATTGTGAGGGGTGGTGTTTTG TTTGTTAGTGCTAGCCAGCCTATCAATGCCCTCGCTTTTATCTTTGATGGACTCCATTTTGGTGTCTCAGACTTCTCGTACTCAGCTTCCTCCATG ATGGTAGTTGGGGCAATATCCTCTTTGTTTTTGCTGTATGCTCCACAATTTTTCGGGCTTCCTGGTGTTTGGGCTGGCCTGGCTCTTTTCATGAGTTTGCGTGTGACTGCTGGATTTATGAG ATTGGGATGGAGAGCAGGGCCTTGGTGGTTTTTGCACAAAAAAGAACCCAAATACAA GCTGCAATGA